A window of Scophthalmus maximus strain ysfricsl-2021 chromosome 10, ASM2237912v1, whole genome shotgun sequence contains these coding sequences:
- the LOC118284259 gene encoding D(1)-like dopamine receptor, which translates to MGNHTTTWSNLTQVLSEELDGEEEWGEEEEEEEGAGGGGLRVLVGCVLFLLIVSTLLGNTLVCAAVVKFRHLRSKVTNFFVISLAVSDLFVAVLVMPWEAITEVTGTWLFGRFCGVWIAFDIMCSTASILNLCIISVDRYWAIASPFKYERKMTHRVAFVMIGVAWTLSILISFIPVQLNWHQAGEEAVAVMAAGGSNSTNSSDLGGSSAAKSCVANLNKTYAISSSFISFYIPVVIMIATYTRIYRIAQTQIRRITALERAAEQAHNQGHGVNRNQPPQQPHRPNDEATLKSSFKKETKVLKTLSIIMGVFVFCWLPFFVLNCTVPFCDPPCVSDTTFTVFVWFGWANSSLNPVIYAFNADFRRAFATILGCNRICPNNAVEAVNFSNELVSYHHDTTLHKEALVPAQPQQHPHTVSVASALFDDESLVSNGSRSHGNRLLLLPANVQLEDDHEISLETITAFTPAAALDSDVMPGQVHQDE; encoded by the coding sequence ATGGGGAACCACACGACGACGTGGAGTAATCTCACCCAAGTTCTGTCGGAGGAGCTGGACGgtgaggaggagtggggggaggaggaggaggaggaggagggggcggggggcggcgGACTGCGCGTCCTCGTCGGCTGCGTCCTCTTCCTGCTCATCGTGTCCACGCTGCTCGGGAACACGCTGGTGTGCGCCGCCGTGGTCAAGTTCCGCCACCTGCGCTCCAAGGTCACCAACTTCTTCGTCATCTCGCTGGCGGTGTCCGACCTGTTCGTGGCCGTGCTGGTGATGCCCTGGGAGGCCATCACCGAGGTGACGGGCACGTGGCTGTTCGGGCGGTTCTGCGGCGTCTGGATCGCCTTCGACATCATGTGCTCCACGGCGTCCATCCTCAACCTGTGCATCATCAGCGTGGACCGCTACTGGGCCATCGCCAGCCCGTTCAAGTACGAGCGGAAGATGACCCACCGGGTGGCGTTCGTCATGATCGGGGTGGCGTGGACGCTGTCCatcctcatctccttcatccCCGTGCAGCTCAACTGGCACCaggcgggggaggaggcggTGGCGGTGATGGCCGCCGGCGGCAGCAACTCCACCAACAGCAGTGACCTCGGCGGCAGCTCGGCCGCCAAGAGCTGCGTCGCCAACTTGAACAAGACCTACGCGATATCCTCGTCCTTCATCAGCTTCTACATCCCCGTGGTGATCATGATCGCCACCTACACCCGGATCTACCGGATCGCTCAGACCCAGATCCGACGGATCACAGCTCTGGAGCGAGCGGCGGAGCAGGCGCACAACCAAGGCCACGGCGTGAACCGCAACCAGCCGCCGCAGCAGCCGCACAGGCCCAACGACGAGGCCACGCTGAAGTCATCGTTCAAGAAGGAAACCAAAGTCCTGAAGACGCTCTCCATCATCATGGGCGTGTTCGTCTTCTGCTGGCTGCCGTTCTTCGTCCTCAACTGCACCGTCCCGTTCTGCGACCCGCCGTGCGTCAGCGACACCACCTTCACCGTCTTCGTCTGGTTCGGCTGGGCCAACTCGTCCCTCAACCCCGTCATCTACGCGTTCAACGCCGACTTCCGCCGGGCGTTCGCCACCATCCTCGGCTGCAACAGAATCTGTCCCAACAACGCGGTGGAGGCGGTGAACTTCAGCAACGAGCTCGTGTCCTACCACCACGACACGACGCTCCACAAGGAGGCGCTGGTGCCCGCGCAGCCGCAGCAACACCCGCACACCGTCAGCGTGGCGAGCGCGCTCTTCGACGACGAGTCGCTCGTCTCCAACGGCTCGCGCAGCCACGGCAACAGACTCCTGCTGCTTCCCGCCAACGTCCAGCTGGAGGACGACCATGAGATCTCCTTGGAGACAATCACGGCGTTCACCCCGGCCGCGGCGCTGGACAGCGATGTAATGCCCGGACAAGTGCACCAGGATGAATAG
- the fgfbp3 gene encoding fibroblast growth factor-binding protein 2, with protein sequence MLQCLWPHSFTATQSRRASHANMSVLPCSVVLLLLLCLPPAPAEAKRQPAQGKPDKPRQPPSATPPAKRPRNRSVPGSGELSTKEGHRCTWQTSGDALVSLLVNCSTETLGEPERYWCRYAGKPDLCQAYGVKSSQYWKQLVGKLKKRQNACDGEKVLKAKTCKKAPAEAHMKLAQRSGEEERKGGKEGGKRKGASAGKAPDGGKAERKRKNEEEEEQERKKTREERTGFEEEGVMNDMQPVERYCSEGWSSVCSFFVKFFEG encoded by the exons aTGCTTCAGTGTTTGTGGCCCCACAGTTTCACAGCGACTCAGAGCCGTCGAGCGTCACATG CCAACATGAGCGTCCTTCCGTGCAGcgtcgtcctcctgctcctcctctgcctcccccccgcccccgctgAGGCCAAGCGGCAGCCCGCTCAGGGGAAACCCGACAAACCCCGCCAGCCGCCGTCGGCCACTCCGCCGGCCAAGCGGCCCAGGAACCGCTCGGTGCCCGGCTCCGGAGAGCTGAGCACCAAGGAGGGACACCGCTGCACCTGGCAGACGTCCGGCGACGCGCTGGTGAGCCTGCTGGTGAACTGCAGCACCGAGACACTGGGAGAGCCAGAGAG gtacTGGTGCCGTTACGCCGGCAAGCCGGACCTGTGCCAGGCGTACGGGGTGAAGTCCAGCCAGTACTGGAAGCAGCTGGTGGGGAAGCTGAAGAAGAGGCAGAACGCCTGCGACGGAGAGAAAGTCCTGAAGGCCAAGACGTGCAAGAAGGCGCCGGCCGAGGCCCACATGAAGCTCGCCCAGCGcagcggcgaggaggagaggaagggagggaaggagggaggcaaGAGGAAGGGAGCGTCCGCCGGCAAGGCTCCCGACGGAGGcaaggcagagaggaagaggaagaacgaggaagaggaggagcaggagaggaagaagacgagggaggagaggactgGGTTCGAGGAGGAGGGCGTGATGAACGACATGCAGCCGGTGGAGCGTTACTGCAGCGAGGGGTGGAGCTCCGTCTGCTCCTTCTTCGTCAAGTTCTTCGAGGGTTGA